The Streptomyces sp. HSG2 genome has a segment encoding these proteins:
- a CDS encoding Ig-like domain-containing protein — translation MSHHLRHQTRGRTVVGCALLAVALGAGATACGSDDPSSAAPYDASDHISFNGPVEAGQKADPDEPLEILSEDADGRITDVTAVDAAGRRVAGELSADGLRWHSTAPLAAGARYTIRVSTENGDGERGRKVLAFETGEPDEQKRLKVTFGPGAGTYGVGQPLTAELSRPIEDPAQRRVVERSLKVESTPAVEGAWYWVDDEKLHYRPKEYWPAQATIRATSALHGIKIGDRLWGARVKPLEIRTGERVIAVTDAASHTMTVYRNDEAVREIPVTAGKPGFETRNGVKVVLGKESFVRMRSSTVGIAEGSSESYDLPVHFATRVTWSGEYVHAAPWSAGSHGYANVSHGCVGMSTANAKWFFDTVREGDLVEVVNSDGDSMEPFGNGFGDWNVDWGEWRSGSALTGNLPNLVASGESARLRPGSA, via the coding sequence ATGAGCCACCACCTTCGGCACCAGACGCGAGGACGCACCGTCGTCGGCTGCGCGCTGCTGGCCGTCGCCCTCGGCGCGGGCGCCACCGCCTGCGGTTCGGACGACCCGTCGAGCGCGGCCCCGTACGACGCGTCCGACCACATCTCCTTCAACGGACCCGTCGAGGCGGGGCAGAAGGCCGATCCCGACGAGCCACTGGAGATCCTGTCGGAGGACGCCGACGGGCGGATCACCGACGTGACCGCTGTGGACGCGGCCGGTCGCAGGGTGGCCGGTGAACTCTCGGCGGACGGCCTGCGCTGGCACAGCACGGCCCCGCTGGCCGCCGGTGCCCGGTACACGATCCGGGTGAGCACCGAGAACGGCGACGGTGAACGTGGGCGCAAGGTCCTGGCCTTCGAGACCGGCGAGCCCGACGAGCAGAAGCGCCTGAAGGTGACGTTCGGACCGGGGGCGGGGACCTACGGTGTGGGTCAGCCGCTGACCGCCGAGTTGAGCCGTCCCATCGAGGACCCGGCGCAGCGCCGCGTGGTGGAGAGGTCCCTCAAGGTGGAATCCACGCCCGCCGTGGAGGGCGCCTGGTACTGGGTGGACGACGAGAAGCTCCACTACCGACCGAAGGAGTACTGGCCCGCCCAGGCCACGATACGGGCCACCAGCGCCCTGCACGGTATCAAGATCGGTGACCGGCTCTGGGGCGCTCGGGTGAAGCCACTGGAAATCCGTACAGGCGAGCGAGTGATAGCGGTCACCGACGCGGCGTCACACACGATGACGGTGTACCGGAACGACGAGGCCGTGCGGGAGATACCGGTCACGGCGGGCAAGCCCGGATTCGAGACGCGCAACGGCGTCAAGGTCGTGCTCGGCAAGGAGTCCTTCGTCCGGATGCGCAGCAGCACGGTGGGCATAGCCGAGGGCTCCTCCGAGTCCTACGACCTGCCCGTTCACTTCGCGACCCGGGTCACCTGGAGCGGCGAGTACGTGCACGCCGCCCCCTGGTCGGCCGGGTCCCACGGATACGCCAATGTCAGCCACGGCTGCGTCGGCATGAGCACCGCCAACGCCAAGTGGTTCTTCGACACGGTGCGCGAGGGTGACCTGGTGGAGGTCGTCAACTCCGACGGCGACTCGATGGAGCCCTTCGGCAACGGCTTCGGAGACTGGAACGTGGACTGGGGAGAGTGGCGCTCGGGGAGCGCGCTGACCGGCAACCTGCCGAACCTCGTCGCCTCCGGAGAGTCGGCCCGGCTCCGGCCCGGCTCCGCGTGA
- a CDS encoding heme-copper oxidase subunit III: protein MSVVATATTVDTGHAHPSVNRPNLTSVGTIIWLSSELMFFAALFAMYFTLRSVTGPDFWSEQAEALNLPFAATNTTILVLSSLTCQLGVFAAERGDVKKLRMWFVVTFIMGAIFIGGQVFEYTELVKHEGLSLSSDPYGSVFYLTTGFHGLHVTGGLIAFLLVLGRTYAARRFTHEQATAAIVVSYYWHFVDVVWIGLFATIYLIK from the coding sequence ATGTCGGTCGTGGCGACAGCAACGACAGTAGATACCGGGCACGCGCACCCGTCGGTCAACCGGCCGAACCTCACCAGCGTCGGAACCATCATCTGGCTGAGTTCCGAGCTGATGTTCTTCGCGGCCCTCTTCGCGATGTACTTCACCCTGCGATCGGTGACCGGCCCGGACTTCTGGTCCGAGCAGGCCGAGGCGTTGAACCTCCCGTTCGCCGCGACGAACACCACCATCCTGGTGCTCTCCTCGCTCACCTGTCAGCTCGGCGTGTTCGCCGCCGAGCGCGGTGACGTGAAGAAGCTCCGGATGTGGTTCGTCGTCACCTTCATCATGGGTGCGATCTTCATCGGCGGTCAGGTGTTCGAGTACACCGAGCTGGTCAAGCACGAGGGCCTCTCGCTCTCGTCCGACCCGTACGGCTCGGTCTTCTATCTGACCACCGGCTTCCACGGCCTGCACGTGACGGGCGGTCTGATCGCCTTCCTGCTGGTCCTCGGGCGCACCTACGCGGCGCGGAGGTTCACCCACGAGCAGGCCACCGCGGCCATCGTCGTGTCCTATTACTGGCACTTCGTCGATGTCGTCTGGATCGGCCTGTTCGCCACGATCTACCTGATCAAGTAG
- a CDS encoding c-type cytochrome codes for MKKLSARRRHPLAAIVVLLLALACTGGLYAVFAPADKARADETPQSLTIDEGKKLYAVGCASCHGTDGQGTIGNPSLVGVGAAAVDFQVGTGRMPAQQPGPQLPAKPVIYSQAEIDQLAAYIASLGAGPAIPTEEQYGPEGADIAEGGNLFRTNCAQCHNFTGKGGALTHGKYAPALDGVDPKHIYEAMQTGPQQMPSFPDTTLTEQNKKDVIAYLDAVNSSETVSPGGMSLGGLGPVAEGLFGWIFVLGSCVAVAVWVAARTAKAKKS; via the coding sequence GTGAAAAAGCTCTCCGCACGACGACGCCACCCGCTGGCGGCCATCGTCGTCCTACTCCTCGCGCTGGCATGCACCGGGGGGCTCTACGCCGTGTTCGCGCCCGCGGACAAGGCGCGGGCCGACGAGACGCCTCAGTCCCTCACCATCGATGAGGGCAAGAAGCTCTACGCCGTCGGCTGCGCCAGTTGTCACGGCACCGACGGTCAGGGCACGATCGGCAACCCCAGCCTCGTGGGCGTGGGCGCCGCGGCCGTCGACTTCCAGGTCGGCACCGGTCGGATGCCCGCCCAGCAGCCGGGGCCCCAGCTGCCCGCCAAGCCGGTCATCTACTCCCAGGCGGAGATCGACCAGCTCGCCGCGTACATCGCCTCGCTGGGCGCCGGTCCCGCCATCCCGACCGAGGAGCAGTACGGTCCCGAGGGCGCGGACATCGCCGAGGGTGGCAACCTCTTCCGCACCAACTGCGCGCAGTGCCACAACTTCACGGGCAAGGGCGGCGCCCTGACGCACGGGAAGTACGCTCCGGCGCTGGACGGGGTGGACCCGAAGCACATCTACGAGGCCATGCAGACCGGCCCTCAGCAGATGCCGTCCTTCCCCGACACCACGCTGACCGAGCAGAACAAGAAGGACGTCATCGCGTACCTCGACGCGGTCAACAGCAGTGAGACGGTCTCCCCGGGCGGCATGTCCCTGGGCGGCCTCGGGCCGGTCGCGGAGGGCCTCTTCGGCTGGATCTTCGTCCTCGGTTCCTGCGTCGCCGTCGCCGTGTGGGTCGCCGCCCGGACCGCAAAGGCCAAGAAGTCATGA
- a CDS encoding Rieske 2Fe-2S domain-containing protein encodes MSSQDIPEENLPAGRSAGDDEAHSGLGVADDKHPFADPGLPPHEHRVQDIDERAAKRSERTVALLFTISMLATVGFIASFVAIPHDKPIYVWPLGHINALNFALGLTLGAALFCIGAGAVHWGRTLMSDEEIADERHPIAASPEVREKVFADFAQGAKESGLGRRKLIRNTMFGALTLVPLSGVVLLRDLGPLPEDKLRHTLWSRGKLLINQNTHEPLRPSDIAVGSLTFAQPEGLDEHDHGFLNEIAKAALMIVRLQPEDIKDQRELEWSHEGIVAYSKICTHVGCPVSLYEQQTHHVLCPCHQSTFDLADGARVIFGPAGHALPQLRIGVNDEGYLEALGDFEEPVGPSFWERG; translated from the coding sequence ATGAGTAGCCAAGACATTCCCGAAGAGAACCTGCCCGCCGGGCGGTCCGCAGGAGACGACGAGGCCCACTCCGGCCTCGGCGTCGCGGACGACAAGCACCCGTTCGCCGACCCGGGGCTGCCGCCCCACGAGCACCGCGTCCAGGACATCGACGAGCGGGCCGCCAAGCGCTCCGAGCGCACCGTGGCACTCCTGTTCACGATCTCGATGCTGGCCACCGTCGGCTTCATCGCCTCCTTCGTGGCGATCCCGCACGACAAGCCGATCTACGTCTGGCCGCTCGGCCACATCAACGCGCTGAACTTCGCCTTGGGGCTGACCCTGGGCGCGGCCCTGTTCTGCATCGGCGCCGGCGCCGTGCACTGGGGACGCACGTTGATGTCGGACGAGGAGATCGCCGACGAGCGCCACCCGATCGCCGCGTCGCCCGAGGTCCGTGAGAAGGTCTTCGCCGACTTCGCCCAGGGCGCCAAGGAGTCCGGACTCGGTCGGCGCAAGTTGATCCGCAACACCATGTTCGGTGCCCTCACGCTGGTGCCGCTCTCCGGTGTCGTCCTGCTGCGCGACCTCGGTCCGCTGCCCGAGGACAAGCTGCGCCACACGCTCTGGTCCCGGGGCAAGCTGCTCATCAACCAGAACACCCACGAGCCGCTGCGGCCCTCCGACATCGCCGTCGGCTCCCTGACCTTCGCCCAGCCCGAGGGGTTGGACGAGCACGACCACGGCTTCCTCAACGAGATCGCGAAGGCCGCGCTGATGATCGTCCGGCTCCAGCCGGAGGACATCAAGGACCAGCGCGAGCTGGAGTGGTCCCACGAGGGCATCGTGGCCTACTCGAAGATCTGCACCCACGTCGGTTGCCCGGTCTCGCTGTACGAGCAGCAGACGCACCACGTGCTCTGCCCCTGCCACCAGTCCACCTTCGACCTCGCCGACGGTGCCCGCGTGATCTTCGGTCCCGCCGGCCACGCCCTGCCGCAGCTGCGCATCGGCGTGAACGACGAGGGCTACCTCGAGGCGCTCGGCGACTTCGAAGAGCCCGTCGGTCCTTCCTTCTGGGAGCGCGGATGA
- a CDS encoding cytochrome bc complex cytochrome b subunit yields MSTTPNAPSTPAGDAASRPRGKAPAGERVADWADGRLGIFTLAKANMRKIFPDHWSFMLGEICLYSFLIIILTGVYLTLFFHPSMNEVEYHGSYIPMQGQLMSEAYKSTLDISFDIRGGLLIRQIHHWAAIVFIAGMFVHMMRVFFTGAFRKPREINWLFGFLLFVLGMFTGFTGYSLPDDLLSGTGVRFTQGAILSVPIVGTYISMFLFGGEFPGDDFIARFYSIHILLLPGIMLGLVVAHLILVVYHKHTQYAGPGKNNKNVVGMPLLPVYMAKAGGFFFLVFGLIAAFSAIATVNPIWNLGPYRPDLVSTGAQPDWYMGFAEGLVRAMPGWEINFWGHTLALGVFIPLVIFGLFLGVIALYPFIESWVTGDKREHHILDRPRNAPTRTGFGVAWVTAYMIMLIGGGNDLVATHFDLSINAVTWFVRIGFFAGPVIAFVVTKRICLGLQRRDRDKVLHGRETGIIKRLPHGEFIEVHEPLSQEALHNLTAHEQYPPARIEPEVDENGVRRKVKSSEKLRAKLSNAYYGKGNQIPKPTVEEYEEITSGHGHH; encoded by the coding sequence ATGAGCACTACACCGAACGCACCGAGCACCCCGGCGGGGGACGCTGCGAGCCGCCCCCGCGGGAAGGCGCCGGCCGGCGAGCGCGTCGCCGACTGGGCGGACGGCCGACTGGGGATCTTCACCCTGGCCAAGGCCAACATGCGCAAGATCTTCCCGGACCACTGGTCCTTCATGTTGGGCGAGATCTGCCTCTACAGCTTCCTCATCATCATCCTCACGGGTGTGTACCTGACCCTGTTCTTCCACCCCTCGATGAACGAGGTGGAGTACCACGGCAGCTACATCCCCATGCAGGGCCAGCTGATGAGCGAGGCCTACAAGTCGACGCTGGACATCAGCTTCGACATCCGCGGTGGCCTGCTCATCCGGCAGATCCACCACTGGGCGGCGATCGTCTTCATCGCCGGCATGTTCGTGCACATGATGCGCGTCTTCTTCACCGGCGCCTTCCGCAAGCCGCGCGAGATCAACTGGCTGTTCGGCTTCCTGCTGTTCGTGCTGGGCATGTTCACCGGGTTCACCGGCTACTCGCTCCCCGACGACCTGCTCTCCGGCACGGGTGTCCGCTTCACCCAGGGCGCGATCCTGTCGGTGCCGATCGTCGGCACGTACATCTCGATGTTCCTCTTCGGCGGCGAATTCCCCGGAGACGACTTCATCGCGCGGTTCTACTCGATCCACATCCTGCTCCTGCCGGGCATCATGCTGGGCCTCGTGGTGGCCCACCTGATCCTCGTCGTCTACCACAAGCACACGCAGTACGCGGGCCCCGGCAAGAACAACAAGAACGTCGTCGGCATGCCCCTGCTGCCGGTGTACATGGCGAAGGCCGGAGGCTTCTTCTTCCTGGTCTTCGGACTGATCGCGGCCTTCTCGGCGATCGCCACGGTCAACCCCATCTGGAACCTCGGCCCCTACCGGCCGGACCTGGTCTCCACCGGCGCGCAGCCCGACTGGTACATGGGCTTCGCCGAGGGTCTGGTGCGCGCCATGCCCGGCTGGGAGATCAACTTCTGGGGCCACACGTTGGCACTCGGCGTGTTCATCCCGCTGGTGATCTTCGGTCTGTTCCTCGGCGTCATCGCGCTCTACCCGTTCATCGAGTCCTGGGTGACCGGCGACAAGCGCGAGCACCACATCCTGGACCGCCCGCGCAACGCCCCGACCCGGACCGGCTTCGGCGTCGCCTGGGTCACCGCCTACATGATCATGCTGATCGGCGGCGGCAACGACCTGGTGGCCACCCACTTCGATCTGTCGATCAACGCGGTCACCTGGTTCGTCCGGATCGGGTTCTTCGCCGGGCCGGTCATCGCCTTCGTGGTCACCAAGCGGATCTGCCTCGGCCTCCAGCGCCGGGACCGGGACAAGGTGCTGCACGGTCGCGAGACGGGCATCATCAAGCGTCTGCCGCACGGCGAGTTCATCGAGGTCCACGAACCGCTCAGCCAGGAGGCCCTGCACAACCTCACGGCCCACGAGCAGTACCCGCCCGCGCGGATCGAGCCCGAGGTCGACGAGAACGGCGTCCGCCGCAAGGTCAAGAGCTCCGAGAAGCTCCGGGCCAAGCTCAGCAACGCCTATTACGGCAAGGGCAACCAGATCCCCAAGCCCACCGTCGAGGAGTACGAGGAGATCACCAGCGGTCACGGCCACCACTGA
- the trpD gene encoding anthranilate phosphoribosyltransferase — MSAVTPAGGDTAAGRSWPVLLDGLLAGRDLTAEDTAWAMDLIMRGEATDAQIAGFAVALRAKGETVGEITGLVRAMYRHAHVIEVPGETVDIVGTGGDGARTVNISTMAAIVVAGTGARVVKHGNRAASSASGASDVLEKLGVDLDLTPARVAEVAREIGITFCFAVRFHPALRHVAAARSQLGVRTVFNFLGPLTNPARVRAQAVGVADPRMAPIIAGVLAERGSSALVFRGDDGLDELTTTATSRIWEVRDGRVVERAFDPRSVGLDLVPVDALRGADASYNADVARRLLNGERGPVRDAVLLNSAAALVALERAEGPLTDRLRAGMARAAEAVDSGAARRVLERWVASGGA; from the coding sequence ATGAGCGCTGTGACCCCCGCCGGAGGCGACACCGCGGCGGGCCGTTCCTGGCCCGTCCTGCTCGACGGCCTGCTCGCCGGCAGGGACCTCACGGCGGAGGACACCGCTTGGGCGATGGATCTGATCATGCGCGGTGAGGCCACCGACGCGCAGATCGCCGGGTTCGCCGTGGCGCTGCGGGCCAAGGGCGAGACCGTCGGGGAGATCACCGGACTGGTCCGGGCCATGTACCGGCACGCCCATGTGATCGAGGTCCCGGGGGAGACGGTCGACATCGTCGGCACGGGAGGCGACGGCGCGCGCACCGTCAACATCTCCACCATGGCGGCGATCGTCGTCGCCGGCACCGGGGCGCGGGTCGTCAAGCACGGCAACCGCGCCGCGTCGTCGGCGTCGGGCGCCTCCGACGTCCTGGAGAAGCTCGGTGTCGATCTGGACCTGACGCCGGCCCGCGTCGCGGAGGTCGCCCGGGAGATCGGGATCACCTTCTGTTTCGCGGTGAGGTTCCATCCCGCGCTGCGGCACGTGGCGGCGGCACGGAGCCAGCTCGGCGTCCGCACCGTGTTCAACTTCCTCGGCCCGCTGACCAATCCGGCCCGGGTGCGGGCGCAGGCCGTCGGCGTCGCCGACCCGCGGATGGCCCCGATCATCGCGGGGGTCCTCGCCGAACGCGGCAGCTCCGCCTTGGTCTTCCGGGGCGACGACGGCCTCGACGAGCTGACCACCACGGCCACCTCCCGGATCTGGGAGGTCCGCGACGGCCGGGTGGTCGAGCGGGCCTTCGATCCGCGGTCGGTCGGGCTCGACCTGGTGCCGGTCGACGCCCTGCGCGGCGCCGACGCCTCCTACAACGCGGACGTGGCCCGCCGACTGCTGAACGGCGAACGGGGTCCGGTACGCGACGCGGTCCTGCTGAACTCGGCCGCGGCGCTGGTGGCGTTGGAGAGGGCCGAGGGACCTCTGACAGATCGGCTGCGGGCCGGGATGGCCCGGGCGGCCGAGGCGGTCGACTCGGGGGCGGCCCGACGCGTCCTGGAGCGCTGGGTGGCGTCCGGCGGCGCCTGA